The following coding sequences are from one Leishmania braziliensis MHOM/BR/75/M2904 complete genome, chromosome 36 window:
- a CDS encoding membrane-bound acid phosphatase precursor: MRRGTSTFLYRCALMMAVVVSAAVVSAAPMYTVELVQVVHRHGSRSPIVDDNNTLICGTVFPCGFLNYEGQRMLENFGKYLRYRYTEDPEVVLEPYFSQESYNLSVSYSRSTDVLRTLQSANGMLRGLFPSIPDFYPAIHTLRADDDALLQSSAVPILRARYKYADQERRNVCDPVLDSRMSFDQLQAVAAEVYSQKFCANYTLRSRCAMRLCDIALAYQSTGQLLSFPLLGQHLDDVCAVTAAVHHFSFAYNASNPIHKEQGASFFMLANQMVKNMKKHLNKATAPPYKLYHYSGHDTTVAPLSAVFGDSSLDAMLPPFGTAFIMELLSLADAPATSSSKFYVRLLRGHPGVTPASNFTFALSHFEMHCQDEMGNTYTALHNICPFADFERFINSAAPTSPMGTCYLDPGQLFRMDCPIDATADNRSLSADCLFYRKQCSSYACGTGYYLDGTNYGCYRIPASASTPPSPRISSGGIAALSIVLFIAGGTVSVVGVEVLRRLKKNRADKVVVVGV, from the coding sequence ATGCGCCGAGGCACTAGTACTTTCCTCTACCGGTGCGCGTTGATGATGGCTGTGGTGGTTAGCGCAGCCGTTGTGTCGGCGGCACCGATGTACACGGTGGAGctggtgcaggtggtgcACCGCCACGGATCCCGCTCCCCGATCGTTGATGACAACAACACACTGATCTGCGGCACCGTGTTCCCGTGCGGGTTTCTCAACTACGAGGGTCAGAGGATGCTGGAGAACTTCGGTAAGTACCTGCGCTACCGCTACACGGAGGATCCTGAGGTGGTGTTGGAGCCATACTTTTCGCAAGAGTCGTACAACCTGTCTGTCTCGTACTCGCGCTCCACTGATGTGCTGCGCACGCTACAGAGCGCCAACGGGATGCTTCGTGGCCTCTTCCCGAGCATCCCAGACTTCTATCCTGCGATCCACACACTGCGCGCGGATGATGATGCGCTACTGCAGAGCTCAGCGGTGCCGATTCTTCGCGCTCGCTACAAGTACGCGGATCAGGAGCGTCGGAATGTGTGCGATCCAGTGTTGGACAGCCGAATGTCATTTGATCAGCTGCAGGCGGTTGCGGCGGAGGTATATTCGCAGAAATTTTGCGCTAACTACACTCTGCGCTCGCGTTGTGCGATGCGACTGTGCGACATTGCACTGGCGTACCAGTCCACGGGCCAGTTACTCAGCTTCCCGCTGCTTGGTCAGCATCTGGACGATGTATGCGCTGTGACGGCGGCAGTTCACCACTTCTCCTTCGCCTACAATGCTAGCAACCCCATCCACAAGGAGCAAGGTGCGTCATTCTTCATGCTGGCGAACCAGATGGTGAAAAACATGAAGAAGCACCTGAATAaagcgacggcgccgccgtacAAGCTGTACCATTACAGCGGGCACGACACCACTGTCGCGCCCCTGTCGGCTGTGTTTGGTGACAGCTCGCTGGATGCGATGCTGCCGCCCTTCGGCACGGCGTTCATCATGGAGCTCCTATCTCTGGCGGATGCGCCGGCCACGTCATCGTCGAAGTTCTacgtgcggctgctgcgcggccaCCCTGGCGTGACACCGGCAAGCAACTTCACCTTCGCGCTGAGTCACTTTGAGATGCACTGCCAGGACGAGATGGGCAACACATACACTGCCCTACATAACATCTGTCCCTTCGCTGACTTTGAACGCTTCATAAACTCCGCCGCGCCAACGAGCCCGATGGGCACGTGCTACCTCGACCCTGGCCAGCTGTTCCGCATGGACTGCCCGATCGATGCCACCGCCGACAACCGCAGTTTGTCAGCTGACTGCCTCTTCTACCGCAAACAATGCAGCAGTTACGCGTGCGGAACTGGGTACTACCTCGACGGGACCAACTACGGCTGCTACCGCATCCCGGCGAGCGCCTcaacgccgccgtcgccgcgcaTCTCCAGTGGCGGTATTGCTGCCCTGAGCATTGTGCTCTTCATCGCTGGCGGAACGGTGAGCGTCGTTGGCGTAGAGGTGTTGAGGCGCCTCAAGAAGAACAGGGCCGATAAAGTTGTGGTGGTCGGCGTCTGA